In the genome of Candidatus Krumholzibacteriia bacterium, one region contains:
- a CDS encoding ABC transporter permease subunit, whose product MPIHDFSYRHWEGERSERPPALVLGSAQIRVALQRRAVKLLLLVSGLFVIAYLGILYVETMPRDGLLGFLRNIPLVKLDGRTLQIFLDRQRLLHYLICLAAGAEVIALDRRFRTLQIYLARPLRVPDYLVGKALPLLLLLSLCTWVPALLLLVLKSATTASFEWLRQEPHLPFAIVAYSTLLILCLTSITLAVSSLTSSPRLASGQLVAVLLFPSAAGDILAALTHDDAWQLLSLNANLDQVCSWFFRRELPYELSPWATLAMLLALTAAGIAILLRRVRAVDVVGGS is encoded by the coding sequence ATGCCCATCCATGATTTCTCTTATCGGCATTGGGAAGGAGAGCGCTCGGAGCGACCGCCGGCGCTCGTGCTCGGCAGCGCCCAGATCCGCGTCGCCTTGCAGCGGCGCGCCGTGAAGCTGCTCCTCCTCGTCTCCGGCCTCTTCGTCATCGCCTATCTCGGCATCCTCTACGTGGAGACCATGCCCCGTGACGGTCTCCTCGGCTTCTTGCGCAACATCCCTCTGGTGAAGCTGGACGGAAGAACGCTGCAGATCTTCCTCGACCGCCAGCGGCTCCTGCACTACCTGATCTGCCTCGCCGCCGGGGCCGAGGTGATCGCCCTCGATCGGCGCTTCCGTACCCTACAAATCTATCTGGCGCGGCCGCTCCGGGTGCCGGACTACCTGGTGGGAAAGGCGCTGCCGTTGCTGCTCCTCCTCTCGCTCTGCACCTGGGTGCCCGCTCTCTTGCTCCTCGTCCTCAAGAGCGCCACCACGGCCAGCTTCGAATGGTTACGGCAGGAGCCGCATCTTCCTTTTGCCATCGTGGCTTACTCGACTCTGCTCATCCTTTGCCTGACCTCGATCACCCTCGCGGTCTCCAGCCTCACCAGCAGCCCGCGCCTCGCCAGCGGCCAGCTAGTGGCGGTGCTGCTCTTTCCCAGCGCTGCCGGCGACATCCTCGCCGCGCTCACCCACGACGATGCCTGGCAGCTCCTCTCGCTGAACGCGAATCTGGATCAGGTGTGCAGCTGGTTCTTCCGTCGGGAGCTACCCTACGAGCTCTCGCCCTGGGCGACGCTGGCGATGCTGCTCGCTCTCACCGCCGCAGGTATCGCGATCTTGCTGCGGCGCGTGCGCGCCGTCGATGTCGTAGGAGGCTCCTGA
- a CDS encoding ABC transporter ATP-binding protein, with translation MGFHVEQLSVRYGPQWALQDVSLRFDTGALGLLGPNGAGKSSLLRTLLGFVTPVQGTVQVLGQPIGRDAYLLRRRIGYHPEDDVLIPGMNAVGSVALCGQLAGLKHSDALQRAHEILYFVGLGEVRYRQATTYSQGMRQRLKLAQALVHDPELLILDEPTNGLDPTGRAEMLKLIRDLAVAKGIHLVLSSHLLPDVEAVCDQVVLLDQGRILASGRMEDLLRAAHAAYEVRVKGEREAFEAALVSRGGTCEATPRGLLLVQIPGRGVRLLFEAAQESRCQIRQLTPARQSLGEMFAHTVAGRTHAHP, from the coding sequence ATGGGCTTCCACGTCGAGCAGCTGAGCGTGCGCTACGGCCCCCAGTGGGCCTTGCAGGACGTGAGTTTGCGCTTCGACACCGGCGCCCTCGGCTTGCTCGGGCCCAACGGCGCGGGGAAGAGCTCGCTGCTCCGCACGCTCCTCGGCTTCGTCACTCCGGTACAGGGGACGGTACAAGTGCTCGGGCAGCCCATAGGACGCGACGCGTACCTGCTTCGCCGTCGCATCGGCTACCACCCGGAAGACGACGTTCTCATCCCCGGGATGAATGCGGTGGGCTCGGTGGCGCTCTGCGGCCAGTTGGCAGGGTTGAAGCACAGCGACGCACTGCAGCGGGCCCACGAGATCCTCTACTTCGTCGGTTTGGGGGAGGTCCGCTACCGGCAAGCCACCACCTACTCCCAGGGAATGCGGCAACGTCTCAAGCTGGCTCAGGCCCTCGTGCATGACCCAGAGCTCCTCATCCTGGACGAGCCCACCAACGGTCTGGACCCGACGGGAAGGGCGGAGATGCTGAAGCTCATCCGCGATCTGGCCGTCGCCAAAGGCATCCACCTGGTGCTCTCGTCCCATCTCCTCCCGGACGTCGAAGCCGTGTGCGATCAGGTCGTGCTCCTCGATCAAGGGAGGATCCTCGCTTCCGGGCGGATGGAGGACCTGTTGCGCGCCGCGCATGCGGCCTACGAGGTCCGCGTCAAGGGGGAGCGCGAAGCTTTCGAGGCGGCCCTCGTGAGCCGTGGGGGCACCTGTGAGGCGACACCGCGCGGGCTCTTGCTGGTGCAGATCCCCGGACGGGGCGTAAGGCTCCTCTTCGAGGCCGCCCAGGAGAGCCGCTGCCAGATCCGCCAGCTCACGCCGGCGCGGCAATCCCTGGGAGAGATGTTCGCCCACACGGTCGCCGGGAGAACCCATGCCCATCCATGA